One genomic segment of Helianthus annuus cultivar XRQ/B chromosome 14, HanXRQr2.0-SUNRISE, whole genome shotgun sequence includes these proteins:
- the LOC110907270 gene encoding probable helicase MAGATAMA 3, translating to MYPLHMEVHMIKLILIRISNIVVFGNGKRMKIDGFQELSQVFLENRVSVLADCLSPTTGWRSKAVQMIYLLKFPEAAYGSYLNEIETRDAMKEQVIKKQLSIKEFLTKGFNGLAKKLTDMVRNLYTHMPTSFVSLKLARTMMTVISLVQSIRDSVIQPFSVSEQTEITFTEFMVIKDFLQTVKEVLGETVSFPKLSDDQETGNFCLRNACLVFCTATSSSRLHTLNQNNIELLVVDEAAQLRECESVIPLQLSRLRDVILVGDELQLPAMVKSEICKEKHFGRSLFERLVSLEHTRHLLNVQYRMHPDISLFPNEEIYGGKLLNGPNVEENSYKKQFLEGDMFGSYSFIHLAQGKVEFDGYSRKNMVEVAVVVELLAKLHKESVKNKQKISVGCIAPYKAQVTAIQKKLGDMYQTGEDFSVKVGTVDGFQGCEEDMIIISTVTGVRSDSIGFLGTRQRANVALT from the exons ATGTATCCGCTGCACATGGAAGTTCATATGATCAAGTTAATCTTGATCAGAATTTCCAACATAGTTGTGTTCGGGAATGGTAAAAGAATGAAAATCGATGGTTTTCAAGAACTCAGTCAAGTGTTTCTTGAAAACCGTGTGTCTGTTCTTGCTGATTGCTTGTCTCCTACTACTGGATGGAGAAGCAAGGCAGTACAAATGATATATCTACTGAAATTCCCAGAAGCTGCATACGGTTCGTACTTGAATGAAATTGAGACCAGGGATGCTATGAAGGAACAGGTGATTAAAAAACAATTATCAATTAAAGAGTTTCTTACAAAAGGATTCAATGGTCTTGCAAAAAAACTGACAGATATGGTTAGAAACTTATACACACACATGCCAACTTCTTTTGTTAGTTTAAAACTAGCAAGGACCATGATGACAGTAATCAGCTTGGTTCAGTCAATCAGGGATTCAGTTATCCAACCGTTTTCCGTTTCTGAACAAACAGAGATAACTTTCACGGAGTTTATGGTCATAAAGGATTTCCTTCAAACAGTTAAGGAAGTCCTTGGTGAAACTGTTTCTTTCCCTAAATTATCAGATGATCAAGAAACTGGTAATTTTTGTTTGAGAAATGCATGTTTGGTGTTCTGCACTGCCACGAGCTCTAGTAGATTGCACACCCTTAATCAGAATAACATTGAATTATTGGTAGTTGATGAAGCTGCTCAACTTAGAGAATGTGAATCTGTTATCCCTTTGCAACTCTCTCGTCTTCGTGATGTTATACTCGTTGGAGATGAGTTACAACTCCCTGCTATGGTTAAAAGCGAG ATATGTAAAGAAAAACACTTTGGAAGGAGTTTATTTGAAAGATTAGTGTCGCTAGAACACACGAGACACTTGCTAAATGTCCAGTACAGAATGCATCCCGATATAAGCTTGTTTCCAAACGAAGAAATCTATGGTGGTAAGCTACTAAATGGTCCAAATGTGGAAGAAAACAGCTACAAAAAACAGTTTCTTGAAGGAGACATGTTTGGGTCATACTCCTTTATACATTTAGCCCAAGGGAAAGTCGAGTttgatggatatagtaggaaaaacATGGTGGAAGTTGCTGTCGTTGTTGAGCTGCTTGCGAAACTTCATAAAG AATCTGTGAAGAATAAACAAAAGATTAGCGTCGGTTGCATTGCACCGTACAAAGCTCAAGTTACTGCAATACAAAAGAAACTTGGGGACATGTATCAAACTGGAGAAGACTTTTCTGTGAAGGTTGGAACTGTTGATGGATTCCAAGGTTGTGAAGAAGACATGATAATTATATCAACCGTGACTGGCGTCAGGAGTGATTCGATTGGTTTCCTTGGTACGCGTCAAAGAGCGAATGTGGCTCTAACCTGA
- the LOC110909224 gene encoding helicase SEN1, with the protein MLFAVNLMNLTTNTHIWQALHSSLDGSKNMKMINKVLQTDSMSKERCSICSIEDTKKSDTLNLQEAMCNSNLNPSQETAVWSCITARECRHQESVNLIWGPPGTGKTKTVGCLLFALWKMKCCTLTCAPTNNAVLEVSKRFVSLVTGLLEYDTYGLGDIVC; encoded by the exons ATGTTGTTTGCAGTTAATCTTATGAACTTGACAACGAATACGCATATCTGGCAAGCTTTGCACTCTAGTTTGGATGGGAGTAAGAACATGAAAATGATCAATAAAGTGCTTCAAACTGACTCAATG AGTAAAGAAAGATGTTCAATCTGTTCCATTGAAGATACTAAAAAATCTGATACACTGAATTTGCAAGAAGCAATGTGCAATTCTAATTTGAACCCATCCCAAGAAACCGCAGTCTGGAGTTGCATTACTGCTAGAGAATGCCGTCATCAGGAGAGTGTAAACCTCATATGGGGTCCTCCAGGGACAGGAAAAACAAAGACAGTCGGTTGTCTTTTATTCGCTTTATGGAAAATGAAATGCTGCACACTAACGTGTGCCCCTACAAATAATGCGGTGTTAGAAGTTTCAAAACGTTTCGTGAGTCTTGTAACAGGCTTACTTGAGTATGATACTTACGGTTTGGGAGACATAGTTTGTTAG